A window from SAR324 cluster bacterium encodes these proteins:
- a CDS encoding AAA family ATPase: protein MMMPEILDYKIEETVYQGGSTLIFRGTNANGQRAILKTLQGEYPSQKLVRQLKREYQLLQNMRHPGVIQSLDFKYFHNIPVMLLEDIGGQSLSKFIKDFQGDLTSFLNIAVQLTDALAAIHHQRIIHKDLNPSNIIYSPEQKRTQIIDLSIAVPLYEKTENQTPALDTIEGTLHYVSPEQTGRINCEMDWRTDFYSLGVTFYELLTGRRPFLSEDPMELVYYHIAQPPTPPHQLNAHIPRILSDLILKLMSKDPEDRYQSAFGLKHDLLRCQTEWNEKSRISPFPLEDIKRSSVFKIPHRFYGRENEVEHVRDCFRRVCEGNIELIVIQGKPGLGKSALVRELHGSVVSRRGFYISGKFDVFNRNMPYTSIIQALNELILQLLSMSEAQILFWKQKLIKTMTPNLQVVIDVIPELETIVGKQPSVPELSPKETQNRFRMVFQSMIRLFAQAEHPLVLFLDDFQWADTASRDLLNALLDQQGWHHLLIILAVRDENSEDMEWIAPYLEVLKQGHVHLTKIDLHPWNPSQIVSLLTDMFHCAANQCRSLAEVIHAKTQGNPFFVQFFLKTLYSEKLIEFDEQKGAWKWEPELISQKDVTENVFGLIEERLQGLTFKSRQLLNYAACLGQVAEITMISKLTSISASEVVHHLWPAVEKGLLTANFYWEELEISPEILEDRNTDSVPHFSFAHDRIRQTVYDYISQEERIQAHHLIGKLLYEHVPEEKKQEQLFHIVNHFNSGKPVHSEEDRLFLVELNKKAALKAHRESAFEVAFQYLTRAIRVLGKNCWEPYPQISREIYLLMIESSYLNGHYQKMEKYAQQFFEHVPDVIERARVYEIRIQAHMARNELNQAVDLALTALETLGVKLSRKPGKIDLLLLLQKTRFNLWGKTVDKLNSLRPMQDKHQIAIMRILSRVKTVSFFVAPELYPVIIFHGVNLSLKYGNTPFSADAYVSYGMILCSVLNKVDEGFQFGLQAIELVEHFRLDALKCRITFLFSNFIEHWKNPVRSTLPTLKEAMRMGVATGDLEYASLAAFVYSYHSFAAGIQLDEIEKEMFSFSTRIQRFRQETALHLIQILHQTVLNFSNVSVTAPCLLKGSSYDENKMRGIHQQAGDKPALFALHFLKGFLCYFFENYDLGQTHMQLAERYIDGARSTFSMGLFTILNTLCQLATFSQADRSTQIKTLKQTESALETLGRLSQHSPENYLTGYYLVSAENARVRGHRGMAMDFYDQAIDYARNQQFLYFEALANELAGKFYFLRGREQLAKVYLRQAHFIYDKWGALNKARAMETHYPAFFYAGTNLKQADTDKQDSFIPETTSVLPGNLDFMTVMKASQAISSEIILDRLLKKMMRIVMENAGAQKGALLLRKKNDWFIQAEGSVGGQEVQVMRTQITTQIDSLPILPLSLIYLVIRTQNPVILANAMSDEYFHSDPYFQARNSRSVLCFPILHKTEMTGILYLENNLMESVFTSARLEILKLLSAQMAISIENAQLYEDMAKTERLSLEMETARAVQELLIPKKDPFLDKVQIASYYQSASETGGDWYNYQYHEEIERLDILIGDVTGHGIPAALITAMVNSLFMAIEQNYAKILDEGGSIQFQFRHPSYFMEVLNNVLYFSTSGNYTMTFLYSVLDLRNHNLIYTSAGHTPIYVYRPSGFEIVTAHKKTVHRPIMDLSMRSSILGSKPDNTFKIQTLELQKDDVIIWYTDGLIENYNLAGESFGATRLKKILKDVADKSALSIRNRIIEDAYKHYDNHPQEDDITLIVAKITG from the coding sequence ATGATGATGCCTGAAATTCTGGATTATAAAATTGAAGAAACTGTTTATCAGGGTGGCTCTACACTGATATTCCGGGGAACCAATGCCAACGGACAGCGGGCTATTCTGAAAACACTTCAGGGGGAATATCCCTCGCAGAAATTGGTTCGACAACTAAAACGGGAATATCAGCTTTTGCAAAATATGCGTCATCCCGGAGTGATCCAGAGTCTGGATTTTAAATATTTTCATAATATCCCGGTGATGTTGCTTGAGGATATCGGCGGACAATCCCTGTCTAAATTTATCAAGGACTTTCAGGGGGATCTGACCAGTTTTCTGAATATTGCCGTGCAACTCACGGACGCGCTGGCCGCCATTCATCATCAGCGCATCATTCATAAAGATCTCAATCCGTCCAACATCATTTACAGTCCTGAACAGAAAAGAACCCAGATCATTGATTTGAGCATCGCAGTGCCCTTGTATGAAAAAACCGAAAACCAAACGCCGGCACTGGACACGATAGAAGGCACACTGCATTATGTTTCGCCTGAACAGACAGGCCGGATCAATTGCGAAATGGATTGGCGGACTGATTTCTATTCGCTGGGTGTTACGTTTTATGAACTGCTGACAGGCCGTCGTCCGTTTCTGTCAGAAGATCCCATGGAACTGGTTTATTATCACATCGCCCAACCACCAACGCCGCCTCATCAGCTCAATGCCCATATTCCCAGAATACTGTCGGATCTCATACTCAAATTGATGTCCAAAGATCCTGAAGATCGTTATCAAAGCGCCTTTGGCCTGAAACATGATCTCCTGCGCTGTCAGACCGAATGGAATGAAAAATCCAGGATCAGTCCCTTTCCTCTGGAAGACATCAAACGCTCAAGTGTGTTTAAAATTCCACACCGGTTTTATGGGCGGGAAAACGAGGTGGAGCATGTCAGAGACTGTTTCAGAAGAGTTTGCGAAGGCAACATTGAATTGATCGTCATCCAGGGCAAACCCGGACTGGGAAAAAGCGCGCTGGTGCGGGAGCTTCATGGCTCGGTCGTGAGTCGGCGGGGGTTTTATATTTCAGGGAAGTTTGATGTGTTCAACCGCAACATGCCTTACACCTCCATCATTCAGGCGCTCAATGAACTGATCCTGCAATTGCTGTCGATGAGTGAAGCCCAGATTTTATTCTGGAAACAAAAACTCATCAAAACCATGACCCCCAATCTCCAGGTTGTGATTGACGTGATTCCCGAGTTGGAAACCATCGTTGGCAAACAACCTTCAGTTCCTGAACTGTCGCCGAAGGAAACACAAAACCGGTTTCGGATGGTGTTTCAATCCATGATCCGGTTGTTTGCCCAGGCGGAACATCCCCTGGTTTTGTTTCTTGATGATTTTCAGTGGGCGGACACCGCCTCCAGAGACTTGCTCAACGCCCTGCTGGATCAGCAGGGATGGCATCATCTACTGATCATACTGGCGGTCCGGGATGAAAACAGTGAAGACATGGAGTGGATCGCACCCTATCTGGAAGTGCTGAAGCAAGGGCATGTCCACCTCACAAAGATAGATCTTCACCCGTGGAATCCGTCACAAATTGTGTCGTTATTGACCGATATGTTCCATTGCGCCGCAAATCAATGCCGGTCTCTGGCTGAGGTGATCCATGCCAAAACGCAGGGGAATCCGTTTTTTGTCCAGTTTTTTCTCAAAACCCTCTATTCCGAAAAACTGATTGAGTTTGATGAACAGAAAGGGGCCTGGAAATGGGAACCGGAGCTCATTTCTCAAAAAGATGTGACCGAAAATGTATTTGGTTTGATTGAAGAACGACTGCAAGGGCTGACGTTTAAATCACGTCAGTTGTTGAATTACGCGGCATGTCTGGGGCAGGTCGCTGAAATCACCATGATTTCAAAACTGACCAGTATCTCTGCGTCAGAGGTGGTTCATCACTTGTGGCCCGCGGTTGAAAAAGGCCTGCTCACAGCCAATTTTTACTGGGAAGAACTGGAAATCAGCCCTGAAATTCTGGAAGATCGAAACACCGATTCAGTTCCTCATTTTTCCTTTGCCCATGACCGGATCCGTCAGACCGTTTATGACTATATCTCCCAGGAAGAACGAATCCAGGCGCATCATCTGATTGGAAAACTGCTGTATGAGCATGTCCCAGAAGAAAAAAAGCAGGAGCAATTGTTCCATATTGTCAATCATTTCAATTCAGGAAAACCTGTTCATTCCGAAGAGGACCGCCTGTTTCTGGTGGAACTGAATAAAAAAGCCGCCTTGAAAGCGCATCGGGAATCGGCATTTGAAGTGGCCTTTCAATACCTGACACGGGCCATCCGGGTTCTGGGAAAAAATTGTTGGGAACCCTACCCTCAGATTTCACGGGAAATCTATCTGCTCATGATCGAAAGTTCCTATCTGAATGGACACTATCAAAAGATGGAAAAATACGCCCAGCAGTTTTTTGAACATGTGCCGGACGTGATCGAACGCGCCAGAGTTTATGAAATCCGGATCCAGGCACACATGGCGCGTAACGAACTGAATCAGGCTGTGGATCTGGCCCTGACCGCCCTGGAAACGCTGGGTGTGAAACTCAGCAGAAAACCGGGGAAAATCGATTTACTACTGCTGTTGCAGAAAACCCGCTTCAATCTGTGGGGCAAGACGGTTGACAAACTCAATAGTCTTCGTCCCATGCAGGACAAGCATCAGATTGCCATCATGCGAATCCTGTCCCGGGTGAAAACAGTCAGCTTTTTTGTGGCTCCGGAACTGTATCCGGTCATTATTTTTCATGGTGTGAATTTATCGCTGAAATATGGAAACACCCCCTTCTCCGCGGATGCCTATGTCTCTTACGGGATGATTCTGTGCAGTGTGCTGAACAAGGTGGATGAAGGCTTCCAGTTTGGCCTTCAGGCCATCGAACTGGTAGAACATTTCAGATTGGACGCGCTGAAATGCCGCATCACTTTTTTATTCAGCAACTTCATTGAACACTGGAAAAATCCCGTCCGATCGACGTTACCCACTTTAAAAGAAGCCATGCGAATGGGGGTCGCTACAGGAGATCTGGAATATGCCAGTCTGGCGGCGTTTGTCTATTCGTATCATTCATTTGCGGCAGGAATACAGTTGGATGAAATTGAAAAGGAGATGTTTTCGTTTTCAACAAGAATTCAGCGCTTTCGCCAGGAAACGGCACTGCATCTGATTCAGATTCTGCATCAGACGGTTCTGAATTTCAGCAATGTTTCTGTAACAGCGCCCTGTCTGCTCAAAGGCAGCAGTTATGATGAAAACAAAATGCGTGGCATCCATCAGCAGGCTGGAGATAAACCCGCGTTGTTTGCTCTGCATTTTCTGAAAGGGTTTCTGTGTTACTTTTTTGAAAATTATGATCTGGGCCAGACACACATGCAACTGGCCGAACGTTATATTGATGGCGCAAGATCTACGTTTTCCATGGGTTTGTTTACAATCCTCAATACGTTGTGTCAGTTGGCGACTTTTTCTCAGGCAGATCGTTCCACTCAAATAAAGACACTGAAGCAGACAGAAAGCGCTCTGGAAACACTGGGGCGTTTGAGTCAGCATTCACCTGAAAATTATCTGACGGGTTATTACCTGGTCTCAGCAGAAAACGCACGGGTCCGGGGACATCGTGGAATGGCTATGGATTTTTATGATCAGGCCATTGACTATGCCCGAAACCAGCAATTTCTATATTTTGAGGCACTGGCCAACGAACTCGCCGGAAAATTTTATTTTCTTCGGGGACGCGAACAACTGGCAAAAGTCTATCTGCGTCAGGCCCACTTCATCTATGACAAGTGGGGGGCGTTGAACAAAGCACGGGCAATGGAAACACATTATCCCGCGTTTTTCTATGCAGGCACCAATCTCAAACAAGCCGACACGGATAAACAGGATAGTTTTATCCCGGAAACCACCAGTGTACTTCCCGGTAATCTGGATTTCATGACCGTCATGAAAGCGTCACAGGCCATTTCCAGCGAGATCATTCTCGATCGTCTGTTAAAAAAAATGATGCGGATCGTCATGGAAAACGCCGGCGCGCAAAAAGGCGCTCTCCTTCTCAGAAAAAAGAACGACTGGTTCATTCAGGCTGAAGGTTCTGTGGGAGGGCAGGAAGTGCAGGTCATGCGTACACAAATCACCACGCAGATTGATTCCCTGCCCATTTTGCCCTTATCCCTGATCTATCTGGTGATTCGCACGCAAAATCCTGTGATTCTGGCCAATGCCATGTCAGATGAATATTTTCATTCTGATCCGTATTTCCAGGCTCGAAACTCCCGCTCGGTGCTGTGCTTTCCGATATTGCACAAAACCGAGATGACCGGAATTCTGTATCTCGAAAACAATCTCATGGAAAGCGTCTTCACCAGTGCCAGACTTGAGATTTTGAAGTTGCTGTCAGCACAAATGGCCATTTCCATCGAAAATGCCCAGTTGTATGAAGATATGGCCAAAACAGAACGGCTTTCACTGGAAATGGAAACAGCCCGCGCGGTTCAGGAATTGCTCATTCCCAAAAAAGATCCGTTCCTGGACAAGGTCCAGATTGCCAGTTATTACCAGTCCGCTTCTGAAACAGGCGGTGACTGGTATAATTATCAGTATCATGAAGAAATCGAGCGGTTGGACATTCTGATTGGCGATGTGACCGGACATGGCATTCCGGCCGCGTTGATCACCGCGATGGTCAACAGCCTGTTTATGGCCATCGAGCAGAATTATGCCAAAATTCTGGATGAAGGCGGCAGTATTCAGTTTCAATTCCGGCATCCCTCCTATTTCATGGAAGTGCTCAACAACGTCCTGTATTTTTCGACTTCAGGGAATTATACCATGACATTTTTATATTCGGTGCTGGATCTCCGCAATCACAACCTCATTTACACCAGTGCCGGACACACCCCGATTTATGTTTACAGACCCTCAGGCTTTGAAATCGTCACAGCCCACAAAAAAACAGTCCATCGTCCCATCATGGATTTGAGCATGCGGTCCTCCATTCTTGGATCAAAACCGGACAATACCTTCAAAATTCAAACGCTCGAATTACAAAAAGATGATGTGATCATCTGGTACACGGATGGCTTGATTGAAAATTATAATCTGGCAGGAGAAAGTTTTGGTGCAACCCGACTGAAGAAGATTCTCAAAGATGTTGCTGACAAAAGTGCTCTTTCCATCAGAAACCGGATCATTGAGGATGCCTACAAGCATTATGACAACCATCCCCAGGAAGATGACATCACCCTGATCGTGGCCAAAATCACAGGGTGA